TATGCGATTTGCAGAAGTGCGCCGAAGTAAGAAGAGGAATCACTGCCTTTTATTGTGCAAAAATATGAAATGGAATACTTCTCCTCCGCCAAAGGCGGGGGAGAAGTATTGTTTTAAGTAAATTTGTGTAATCCCCAAAAAGAAAAACATTCGATTTGCAAAAGTGTGCCATAAAAGGTTGAATAACGTCTTCCTTTTATTGTACAATAGAAAAATAAAATTAGAAAAACACGGCGGAGGAAAATATATGAGAACTAGAGAAATAGGAGAATCCGGCCTGATTACCGGGGTATTGTCTTTGGGTGCGTGGGCCATTGGCGGTGGCAGCTGGTGGGGAGAAAATGATGATTCCATTTCCGTGCGTGCAATTCACTGCGCGCTGGATCAGGGCCTAAACTGGATCGACACCGCACCGGTGTATGGCTTTGGGCATAGCGAAGAGGTTGTGGGCCGTGCGCTGAAGGGCCGCAGAGAAAGCGCGGTTCTTTCTACCAAATGCGGCTTGCAGTGGCGCGATGCCAACGGTACTGACCGCTTTGAACGGGATGGCCATGAGGTGTACCGGAATCTTTCCGCACGTTCCGTCCGGCAGGACTTGGAGGACAGCCTGCGCCGCCTGCAGACGGATTACATCGATATCTATTACACTCATTGGCAGGCACCGGAAGGCGGCGCGCCGATTGCCGAAACGATGGCGGAGCTGCTGAAAATGAAGCAGGAGGGAAAAATCCGCGTGATCGGAGCTTCGAACGTGACAACGGCGCATCTGGACGAATACCTCAAATACGGCAAGGTCGATGTGATTCAGGAAAAATTCAGCCTGCTCGACCGCCGCGTGGAGGCTTCGCTGTTGCCTTATTGCGAGGAGCATAAAATCACCCTCCAGGCGTATTCGCCGCTGGAGCAGGGTCTTTTAACTGGTAAAATCACAATGGAGTATGAGATTTCGGCAGGCTCTGTACATGAGAACAAATTTTGGTGGATGCCGGAGCATCGCCGCTTTGCGCTGCAAATGTTGAGCGGATGGGCCGATCTGACGGAAAAATACGGCTGTACGCTGGGAAACCTTGTGATTGCCTGGATGGTAGCCCGCAGCAAATACCTGAATGTGTTGGGCGGCGCGAGAACAACAGAGCAGGTGGAGGAAAACTCCAAGGCGGGCGAGCTCGTTCTGGAGCAAGCGGATTTTGAAAGAATGACGCGCGACGCCAATGCGGCGATCGCAAACGCGAAGTAAACACAGCAATTTCGTATCAACAGGAAAAAAGCTTTTTATATCAGCCAATTTACAAAACAGCCGTCGACTGCTAAGTCGGCGGCTGTTTTTCAATAAAAGGGTGGATATTTCTCATTGAGTCCGGTCATATTCCTCAGCGGAAGCGCTTCCGTACTGAAATAAGGGAATGATTCAGAAAGGCGTTGGAATCTCCAAAAAACAGGGTGATTTTCTGTGGACATTGTCTATCTATGTCAATTGAAATATTTAGTAAAAAATGATATAGTAAATTACTGGTATGACCATAATACCAATCTATTCTATCCAAAGAGGAGCGCAAATTCAAATGAAGTATTTAAAACAATTGATGATCATCTTAGTTACATATTTTGCAGGACAAGTGTTACAGATTCTGTTTCATTTGCCGGTTCCGGGTTCTGTTATCGGTTTGATCCTGCTTTTTCTAGCGCTCCGTAAAGGAATCATCAAAGTAGAAATGATTGAGGATGTATGCGAATTTTTGCTGTCGAATATGTCTTTTTTCTTTATTCCAGCCGGAGTGGGCTTGATCACCTCATTTGCCGCATTAAAAGGGAATTGGATTGCCTTTATCATCATCTTAATTACTTCAACAGCAGTGGTTTGGATCATAACAGCATCTGTTATTAAGTTATTCAGAAAGGGAAACTCCCATGAATGAAATTACTCACTCCCCGGTATTCGGTGTGTTACTTTCGTTAATTGCTTATGAAATAGGAATTTACATCAATAAAAAAATGAAGTTTTCCATTTTTAATCCTTTGCTGATCGCCATAGCTATCGTGATTATTTTACTCACGAAGCTGAATATAAAATATGAAAGTTTTAATGCGGGAGGCCAATTTATCTCATTCTTTTTATATCCGGCGACAGTTTCTTTGGCCTTACCGATGTATAAAAGATTTTCTTTATTTCAAGAAAATGCTCTGCTAATCCTTACAAGCGTTCTATGCGGTCATATCAGCGGAATGGCTTTTGTAATCTTAGGTTCAAAATTTTTTGGAATGTCGGACGTGTTGACCAGGTCACTTATTCCAAAATCCATTACGACACCGATTGGAATTGCTATTTCCAAACAACTGGACGGAATCCAGTCAGTCACTGTTGCAGCAATTATATTTACCGGTATCATAGGTTCGATCTTAGGCCCAATTTTATATAAATTTTTCAAAATAAATGATAGAGTTGCGTTTGGGATTGCAATAGGAGCGTCTTCGCATGCAATCGGTACTGCAAAGGCAATGGAATTTGGAGAAATTGAGGGAGCAATGAGCAGTCTGACGATGGCGATTTCAGGAATTATCACTGTATTTTTAGCTCCAATCATATGGAATATCTTTGTTGTGCTTTTTAATTAAACCGCATAGAGAAACTGATTGAAATCATCAAATAATGAGAGAACTCAATTAAACTGATTTCTGAGAGGATTTTAAAATGTTTAGTGAAATTAAAACTACAAAGGTTTTTGAACAGGTGATGGAACAGATAAAAGAAATCATTCAAAATGGGCAATTGAGATGCGGCGATCAATTACCATCGGAAAGAGATTTATGCGAACAGCTTAATGTCAGCAGAACATCCATAAGAGAAGCGTTGAGGTCTTTGGAGATGCTGGGGATCATTGAATGCAGACAAGGGGAAGGAAATTTTATCAAAGAATCCTTTGAGGACAGTCTGTTGGAACCGATTTCAATCACATTTATGCTGCATGGAAGTAAAACAAATGAAATTTTAGAATTAAGAAAAATAATCGAACCTGAAACAGCTGCCTTAGCGGCAAAGAATATCAGCGATGCCAAGCTTCAGGAAATAAAGGAATTGATGAGCTCACTTAATAATGAAAATGATTCTGAAAAGATCGCTGAGATCGATAAAAGAATCCATTATAAAATTGTACAGGCATCGGGAAATGATCTTGTAACCAATGTGATGTATGCGGTTTCTAATCTGGTAGACAGGTTCATTGAAGATGTGATAACCAATATGTTCAAAAGTCCGGCGAACAGAAGTATCGTTAAGGAGCAGCATGAAGCGCTTGTCAGCGCAATTGAAGCCCATGATTCTTCAAAAGCCGCTGCAGCAATGCGAAAGCATCTGGAATATACAAATGATTTTATAAGTAATTCGATCATAAAAAAATAAGGCAATTAAAATGTAAAAAAGAGCCGTAGGATTTCAAAATCCTACGGCTCTTTTTCTTATATGGAAGATATCCTTATGGGAAATGATCCATCCGGAAAAGTTTTCGATCAGCCTGCGTTTTTCTGCCGCTTGATTACCTTCAGGCGGGAGAATTCCTCTCGGTCCTTTTCTTCCAATGCGTCAGAAATGAACTTTACAGTTTCCTCAAAACGCGGGATCATGATGTTCTTCAGCGCGTTCGCGCGCTTCTGTGTCTTTTTCACGTTGTCAGCCAAGCGGTAAACGCTGTTTTCCACCTCGGCCAGCTCTGCGGTAAGATACTTTACCTCCCGGAATTTCAGGTAGGCGTCATCCATCATGGAGTTGGTGTCCATCAGGCCATAGCTGAGCGTAGCGGGCGTACGTTCCAGAGACACCATGGGGATCTCCACACCCATGACGCTGCGGTACGCCACATTCAGGTTGTCGTCGTAGGGAACGGTCTCCGCGATTTTATCGCAGATACCCAGCGTAACGTTGGCCATCTGCAAAGCCGCGTAGGCTTCCTCATACGTACTGTCGATTTTATCCTGAATCTCGTTGGCACGTTCGATTAAGGCCATCATTTCGCGGATGAGAATATTGCGCTTACGGTCCATCAGCTCAAAGCCGGTGCGGGCCAGACTAAGCGATTTTTTGGTGGCAAGAAGATTGCCCTTGGTTGGTACGATTTGAATCGCCAATGCCGCTCACCTCGCCTTAGTTATTGGTGGTTTCGTCTGTTTCCTCACCCAGTTCGTCCGGGCCCTTCGCTGCAGTTTCCGGCTTATAGAACTGGTTGAGCACTGCGTCGTCCACACGATCCAGCTCGGAACGGGGCAGGGTGGAGAGCAGCCTCCAGCCCAAATCCAGACTCTGTTCGATGGATCTGTTTTCGTTGTGCCGCTGGGTCAGGAACTGCTGCTCAAACAGCTTGCCAAAGTGCAGGTACTGTTTGTCCACAGGGGCGAGCTCTTCCTCGCCGATAACAGAGGCCAAAGAACGGGCATCCATTACCTTTGCGTAAGAGGCGAACAGCTGGTTCGAAAGCGCGGAGTGATCCGCACGGGTAAAGCCTTCGCCGATGCCGTCCTTCATCAAACGGGACAAGGAGGGCAGAACGCCGACGGGCGGGTAGGTCCCCATGCTGTCGAGCGTACGGTCCAGAACGATCTGGCCTTCGGTAATGTAGCCGGTCAGGTCAGGCACGGGGTGGGTTACGTCATCGTTGGGCATGGTCAGAATTGGGATCTGCGTGACAGAACCTGTTTTGCCCTCAACCATACCGGCGCGCTCATATAGAGAAGCAAAGTCCGAATACAAATATCCGGGGAAGCCCTTTCTGCCGGGGATTTCACCCTTGGAGGAGCTGAATTCACGCAGCGCTTCCGCATAGGAGGTCATGTCGGTCATGATGACCAGTATGTGCATGTTCAGCTCAAATGCCAAGTATTCCGCAGTGGTCAGCGCGCAGCGGGGAGTGAGGGTACGCTCGATAATCGGGTCGTTGGCCAGATTGATGAACATAACAACCTTCTGCAGTACGCCGGATTCATCGAACGAACGGCGGAAGTATTCCGCAACGTCGTTCTTAACACCCATGGCGGCAAACACGATGGCAAAGTTGTCGCCATCTGCGCCGGTAATCTTCGCCTGGCGCGCGATCTGTACGGCCAGCTCATTGTGGGACATACCGGAGCCGGAGAAGATCGGCAGCTTTTGTCCGCGAATCAAAGTCATCAGGGTGTCGATGCTGGAAATACCGGTATTGATGTAGTTGACCGGGTATACGCGCGACACCGGGTTGATCGGGGTGCCGTTAATATTCATGCGCTTCTGCGGGAAGATGTTGCCCAGGCCGTCAATCGGCCGGCCGGAACCGTCAAACACACGGCCCAGAATTTCGGGGGAAAGGGGCATCTCCATAGGGCGGCCGCGCAGACGAGTGCGGGTATTATTCAAAGAAATGCCGCGGGTTCCGTCGAAAACCTGAATGACCACGCGTTTGCCGTCCATCTGAACAATTCGGCCCTGGCGCATGGTGCCGTTATCCAGACGGATGTCAACGATTTCTTCGAAAGAGGCATTTTCCACATCGTCCAGCACGATCAGCGACCCGTTTATTTCTTTGACGCCAATATAATCAAGAATCATAAAAAAACCGCCTTCTTTCCGTGGGGCTCAATCAATTATTGATGATGTCCGCCACGGTGTTATCAATTTCTGCAATATAGTCATCGAACAAGTCCAGCTTGTCATTCGGTACATCGTACTTAATCTTCACCAGCTTGTCAAACAGACCGGACTGCATAATGCTGGAAATGGGAACGGACGCTGCGGTGAGCTGCTTGGATTTCTGGTACAGGTGCAAAATGACTTTCATCATCAGCTTCTGCTTCTCCAGCGGCACAAAGGTATCCTCCGCGTGGAACGCGTTCTGTTGCAGGAAACCAACGCGAATCAGGCGCGCAATTTCGATCACGAGCTTCTGGTCGTCGGGCAGAACGTCCGAACCGATCAGCTTTACAATTTCCATCAGCTTGCTTTCTTCCTGAAGAAGATTGTTGATCTGTCTGCGGTACTCGAGGAAATCCTCGCCCACATTCTCTTTGAACCAATCCTGCAGGTCGCCGGAATATTCACTGTAGCTGGTCATCCAGTTGATGGCAGGGTAATGTCTTGCGTAGGCAAGGTTTTTATCCAAGGCCCAGAAGCAGCGGGTAAAACGCTTGGTGTTTTGAGTAACAGGCTCGGAGAAATCCGCGCCTGCCGGGGATACCGCACCGATAACCGTAATGGAGCCATCGGTGCCATTCAGGTTTTTCGTATAGCTGGCACGCTCGTAGAATTCCGCCAGACGAGAGGGCAGATACGCCGGGAAGCCTTCTTCTGCGGGCATCTCTTCCAAACGGCCGGAAATTTCACGCAGAGCTTCCGCCCAGCGGGAGGTAGAGTCGGCCATCATGGCTACATGGTAGCCCATGTCGCGGTAATACTCCGCCAGAGTGATGCCGGTGTAGATGGACGCTTCACGCGCTGCAACAGGCATGTTAGAGGTGTTCGCGATCAGGGTGGTTCGGTCAGTCATCGGGCGGCCGGATTTCGGGTCAATCAGCTCTGTGAATTCCTGCAGAACCTGAGCCATTTCGTTTCCGCGCTCGCCGCAGCCGACATAGATAATAATGTCAGCGTCGCACCACTTAGCCAGCTGATGCTGCGTCATGGTCTTGCCGCTTCCGAATCCGCCCGGGATGGCCGCGGTGCCGCCCTTGGCTACAGGGAACAGGGTGTCGATGACACGCTGACCGGTAACCAGCGGAATTCTGGGCTGCATGCGCTCCGCAACTGGACGCGGTGTACGGATGGGCCATCTCTGGCAAAGGGTAAGCTCATGTTTGTTTCCCTTTGCGTCGGTGAGTTCAACAACGGTATCGTTTACACGGTATTTTCCGTTAGAAGCCACCTTTGTCACGGTGCCGCTCAGAGAAGGTGATACCAGGCACTTGTGCCGTATGATTTTTGTTTCCGGGCATTCGGCGTAAATATCGCCGCCCTTCAGCTCGTCACCCACCTGAACGGTGACGGTGACCTCCCAGAGCTGGTCGGGATCTAGCGCGGGAACGTTGCTACCGCGCGAAATAAATACGGAACCGGAATCGTCCGCGATTTTTTTCAGAGGGCGCTCAATTCCGTCGAAAATATTATCCAGAATCCCTGGGCCTAACGTAACATTCATGGGGCTGCCGGTACCGAATACCGGCTCGCCCGGACGCAGTCCGGTGGTTTCTTCATAGACCTGAATGGTGGTCACCTTATCGGTAATGCCGATGATTTCACCCACCAGACGTTCGTTGCCGACGAATACCATTTCCATCATGGAAAAGCTGCGCGAATTTTTAACTGTTACGACTGGCCCGTTAATACCATAAATTACATCTTGGTTCTCCATCTTCAATCATCTCCGTTATCGTTGGTATTACGGCTCAGACCACAGACATTCCAGAGGTTTCTTCAAACCATTCCTGCTGTGATTCCAGCATCGTGTCCAGTGTTTCGTCAGCCATAATGCCCTTTTCGGCATGATAGGCGCGAACACCGCCAATCAGAATATCCTGATCCGCCTGAACGGTGCAATCCTTTGCAAACGCCTGCCGGAGCAGATCCTCATATTGCAGATCATCCTTTTTCACGCAGAGAACAGCGCCGGAGTCCGGGAACAGCTCCGAAAGGCTGCTGGTATACTTTTGCAGCAGAGAAGGGTATTGAGCAGACTTTGTGTAATCCAAAAGGCGATCTTTTGCCTTTTCAAATACTTCTTTTTCAATCTTCGCTCTCTTCTCCAAAAGCTGTTTGCGGGCATCCATTTCACGGTGCGCAATTTCGCGCACAATTTCGTCCCTCATCGAAGTCATTTCGCCCTGAATGAGCTGGTATGCTTCATGCAGTACCTGCCGTTCCGCGTCTTCCAGCTGAGTTTGCTTATATTCGGCAATTTCCTGTTCGATTTTTTCCCGCTGTTCGTGTGCGTAATGATTGATTGCAGTACTAAATTTACTTAATTTTTCATCATTAGAAGCCATAGTAACCCCCCGTTCCGCCGCCTTGGCGGTTTAAATTTTTACTCCGATTGCCTCGCGGACATAGCGGGTAATAGAATCCTTGGTACGGCCATTGCCGTGACGGTCGGGTATTTCAACGATTAAAGGGCGTTTCAGGTTCAACTTTAAATCGTAAACCAGCTCGGGGCACATAGAAATCAGGCGTTCGGTCATCAGAATCACCGCAACGTCCTTCATTTCAATAGCGTCGTTTAAAGCCTTGCGAACCTCACCGACATCGTGCGCCAAAATTCCCGGGATACCGGCCAGGCGCATTCCTACCAGCGTGTCTGTATTGTCGCTGATTAAGTAAAATCGCATGTCAGCACCTGCTTTCCTTTGTTAAGATCCTTCGAGCGGCTTAAATCTTGTTCAGGATCAGGATGGAAATCAGCAGGCCATACAGCGCAATACCTTCGCCAAGCGCAACGAAGATCAGGGATTTACCGAAGGATTTCGGGTCTTCCGCAGTAGCGCCGATTGCAGCAGGGGAAGCAGCCGCAACAGCAATACCGCCGCCGATACCGGCCAGGCCGGTTACAAGCGCAGCAGCCAAGAAGCCCATGCCTTCCTTGCCGGCGTTAGCGCCGTCGTTAGAAGCGGAGGTGGTAGTAGCAGCGTTTGCAGAATCGTCGCTGGCAGCACTTGCAACCATAGGAACGGCAATGGTAACAGCGCATACGATCATAAAGGCGGCCAGCTGAGCAATCAGGGCGGATTTGGCTTTTTTACCGTTTCGCACTGCTTTAACAGACAGGAAAACAGTGACAATCAGTGCCGCGACCGGAACAATAAACAATACGTAATTCATAAGATTTGCCTCCAAAATATAAAGTATTTTTAATTTTTACCGCTGAGAGCAGAATCAGACTTATGCCTGATTCTGCTCCTGGCGAGCGGATACGGGATGGAAGGGACGGCCGTTGCCGTCGAAGAAGCGGCTGAACATTTCATAGAATTCCAGCCTCAATACCTGGATGCCCGCGAGCAGGCCTTCCAGCGCCATAATGAAGATATTGCCCAGAATGACAATCAGAACATATCCGATTCCGGAGGACATTTCCGCCAGAGTGAACACAACCATCATCATGCCTGCGTGAACCAGAACAAACGCGCCGACACGAAGGAAAGACATGGTATTGCTCATGTAGCTGAGCAGGTATTCAAACACCTCAAAGAAATTCTGAGTGATGTACTCACCCCAGTTTGCCGGCTGCCAGTTCTTGTGGCCCTCCAAAATGTCGCTCAGAAGCTCCTGGAAGAACATCAAAATCAGGGGGAAGATCATGAAGCAAAGAACATACGGCGTAGTGACAATCTGCCAGCCCATCACGATCTGTCCGCCGAAACCAAATACAATTGAGCCGTAAAACAACAGCCCAGCCAGTCCGTTCGGGCCGAACAAAGCGTTGCCGTACTTCTTTTTCTTGACGCTGGAGTAAATGTTGATCAGCATAGCGATCAACACCAGAGATAAGCCGATGCCAACAGCTGAGTAAATAATAATGTTGGTTGTGGCAGGGTGCATCACCTCCACGGGCTTGTCAGTCAAACCAAAGAGCGCGTGGTAAACGGGGTCAAGCGCATGCTCAAAGCCAAATACCGAGCCGAAAATAAAGCCGAATACCGCAGAGGAAAGGCCACAGGGCATCAGAATTTTGCCGAGCCGCATGCGGAGTTTTTTCCACATATAAAGGCCAACCAGAGAAACGCACAGGCCCTGCCCGAGATCGGCGAACATGATGCCGAACATAATAATATAGGTAATTCCGATGAAGATGGTGGGGTCAACCTCATTGTAGGCGGGGAGGCCGAACATTTCGATAAAGAATTCAAACGGACGGAACAGCTTGGGGTTCCTCAGCTTAACGGGAGGAGAATGCTCCAGCTGTGTTTCGGCGTTCTCGAAGGAATACTCAACCGACTTCAACGGTTCAAGGGATTCTTTGAATACTTTCTCGTCTTTCGCGGGGATCCACCCGGTGAGGACGAAACTCTCATGGTAACGGGCGCCGTAGTGGCGGATGCCGAAATAAATACTTTTTTCTCTCAGATGATTGAAGATCAATTGGCACTTTTTCTGCTCCTGCTGCCAGTAGGCCCCCAGCTTTTCATCCATTTCCTTGACCAAAGCTTCGGCCTCAGCATGCTGAGGCTGAATAGATTTGATCATTTCCTCCGGTGTTCCGCGGTAACCGGTCAGGTTGACCGGCTTGAAAAACAGGCTGGAGAAAATCCGGTCTATTTCATCGATCTGCTCCACCGGGGCAAAATAAGCACCCCAATAATGGGTTGCATCACTGGAATTGGGGAAAAACATCAAATAGGGGTTATCATTGTAAAGAGAAAGCTTATCGTAGTTTTCTTTGGACAAAGCACCAAAACGGACCTGAACAAACTTGCATTCCAGAATTTTTTCCAGATTCAGGTCCATGCCTGTAAAGTGGGACAAGTCCTGAAGTGCGGCATTCAACTCCTGAATTTTCTGTTCGGCGTCATTTTTCTGTTTGAGGCAATCTTCGACGTAAGAAGAAAAATGATCTACATATTCCAGCAAAACGCGGTCTTCTTCTTCCGACTTGCAGTCGGGGGCTCCCTCAAAGACGAGGGGATGCTGAATCTTTTTGCAAGTGTCCGAA
Above is a window of Faecalispora anaeroviscerum DNA encoding:
- a CDS encoding aldo/keto reductase yields the protein MRTREIGESGLITGVLSLGAWAIGGGSWWGENDDSISVRAIHCALDQGLNWIDTAPVYGFGHSEEVVGRALKGRRESAVLSTKCGLQWRDANGTDRFERDGHEVYRNLSARSVRQDLEDSLRRLQTDYIDIYYTHWQAPEGGAPIAETMAELLKMKQEGKIRVIGASNVTTAHLDEYLKYGKVDVIQEKFSLLDRRVEASLLPYCEEHKITLQAYSPLEQGLLTGKITMEYEISAGSVHENKFWWMPEHRRFALQMLSGWADLTEKYGCTLGNLVIAWMVARSKYLNVLGGARTTEQVEENSKAGELVLEQADFERMTRDANAAIANAK
- a CDS encoding CidA/LrgA family protein, which gives rise to MKYLKQLMIILVTYFAGQVLQILFHLPVPGSVIGLILLFLALRKGIIKVEMIEDVCEFLLSNMSFFFIPAGVGLITSFAALKGNWIAFIIILITSTAVVWIITASVIKLFRKGNSHE
- a CDS encoding LrgB family protein; this encodes MNEITHSPVFGVLLSLIAYEIGIYINKKMKFSIFNPLLIAIAIVIILLTKLNIKYESFNAGGQFISFFLYPATVSLALPMYKRFSLFQENALLILTSVLCGHISGMAFVILGSKFFGMSDVLTRSLIPKSITTPIGIAISKQLDGIQSVTVAAIIFTGIIGSILGPILYKFFKINDRVAFGIAIGASSHAIGTAKAMEFGEIEGAMSSLTMAISGIITVFLAPIIWNIFVVLFN
- a CDS encoding FadR/GntR family transcriptional regulator, which gives rise to MFSEIKTTKVFEQVMEQIKEIIQNGQLRCGDQLPSERDLCEQLNVSRTSIREALRSLEMLGIIECRQGEGNFIKESFEDSLLEPISITFMLHGSKTNEILELRKIIEPETAALAAKNISDAKLQEIKELMSSLNNENDSEKIAEIDKRIHYKIVQASGNDLVTNVMYAVSNLVDRFIEDVITNMFKSPANRSIVKEQHEALVSAIEAHDSSKAAAAMRKHLEYTNDFISNSIIKK
- a CDS encoding V-type ATP synthase subunit D, with product MAIQIVPTKGNLLATKKSLSLARTGFELMDRKRNILIREMMALIERANEIQDKIDSTYEEAYAALQMANVTLGICDKIAETVPYDDNLNVAYRSVMGVEIPMVSLERTPATLSYGLMDTNSMMDDAYLKFREVKYLTAELAEVENSVYRLADNVKKTQKRANALKNIMIPRFEETVKFISDALEEKDREEFSRLKVIKRQKNAG
- a CDS encoding V-type ATP synthase subunit B, with amino-acid sequence MILDYIGVKEINGSLIVLDDVENASFEEIVDIRLDNGTMRQGRIVQMDGKRVVIQVFDGTRGISLNNTRTRLRGRPMEMPLSPEILGRVFDGSGRPIDGLGNIFPQKRMNINGTPINPVSRVYPVNYINTGISSIDTLMTLIRGQKLPIFSGSGMSHNELAVQIARQAKITGADGDNFAIVFAAMGVKNDVAEYFRRSFDESGVLQKVVMFINLANDPIIERTLTPRCALTTAEYLAFELNMHILVIMTDMTSYAEALREFSSSKGEIPGRKGFPGYLYSDFASLYERAGMVEGKTGSVTQIPILTMPNDDVTHPVPDLTGYITEGQIVLDRTLDSMGTYPPVGVLPSLSRLMKDGIGEGFTRADHSALSNQLFASYAKVMDARSLASVIGEEELAPVDKQYLHFGKLFEQQFLTQRHNENRSIEQSLDLGWRLLSTLPRSELDRVDDAVLNQFYKPETAAKGPDELGEETDETTNN
- a CDS encoding V-type ATP synthase subunit A, which produces MENQDVIYGINGPVVTVKNSRSFSMMEMVFVGNERLVGEIIGITDKVTTIQVYEETTGLRPGEPVFGTGSPMNVTLGPGILDNIFDGIERPLKKIADDSGSVFISRGSNVPALDPDQLWEVTVTVQVGDELKGGDIYAECPETKIIRHKCLVSPSLSGTVTKVASNGKYRVNDTVVELTDAKGNKHELTLCQRWPIRTPRPVAERMQPRIPLVTGQRVIDTLFPVAKGGTAAIPGGFGSGKTMTQHQLAKWCDADIIIYVGCGERGNEMAQVLQEFTELIDPKSGRPMTDRTTLIANTSNMPVAAREASIYTGITLAEYYRDMGYHVAMMADSTSRWAEALREISGRLEEMPAEEGFPAYLPSRLAEFYERASYTKNLNGTDGSITVIGAVSPAGADFSEPVTQNTKRFTRCFWALDKNLAYARHYPAINWMTSYSEYSGDLQDWFKENVGEDFLEYRRQINNLLQEESKLMEIVKLIGSDVLPDDQKLVIEIARLIRVGFLQQNAFHAEDTFVPLEKQKLMMKVILHLYQKSKQLTAASVPISSIMQSGLFDKLVKIKYDVPNDKLDLFDDYIAEIDNTVADIINN
- a CDS encoding V-type ATP synthase subunit E, with protein sequence MASNDEKLSKFSTAINHYAHEQREKIEQEIAEYKQTQLEDAERQVLHEAYQLIQGEMTSMRDEIVREIAHREMDARKQLLEKRAKIEKEVFEKAKDRLLDYTKSAQYPSLLQKYTSSLSELFPDSGAVLCVKKDDLQYEDLLRQAFAKDCTVQADQDILIGGVRAYHAEKGIMADETLDTMLESQQEWFEETSGMSVV
- a CDS encoding V-type ATP synthase subunit F, with protein sequence MRFYLISDNTDTLVGMRLAGIPGILAHDVGEVRKALNDAIEMKDVAVILMTERLISMCPELVYDLKLNLKRPLIVEIPDRHGNGRTKDSITRYVREAIGVKI
- a CDS encoding ATP synthase subunit C → MNYVLFIVPVAALIVTVFLSVKAVRNGKKAKSALIAQLAAFMIVCAVTIAVPMVASAASDDSANAATTTSASNDGANAGKEGMGFLAAALVTGLAGIGGGIAVAAASPAAIGATAEDPKSFGKSLIFVALGEGIALYGLLISILILNKI
- a CDS encoding V-type ATP synthase subunit I; the protein is MAVQKIKMASIIGRMNELDEVTLRCGQSEVFHPDNVLSFYADTTPFVPIGEDNPYTIPLQKLSDTCKKIQHPLVFEGAPDCKSEEEDRVLLEYVDHFSSYVEDCLKQKNDAEQKIQELNAALQDLSHFTGMDLNLEKILECKFVQVRFGALSKENYDKLSLYNDNPYLMFFPNSSDATHYWGAYFAPVEQIDEIDRIFSSLFFKPVNLTGYRGTPEEMIKSIQPQHAEAEALVKEMDEKLGAYWQQEQKKCQLIFNHLREKSIYFGIRHYGARYHESFVLTGWIPAKDEKVFKESLEPLKSVEYSFENAETQLEHSPPVKLRNPKLFRPFEFFIEMFGLPAYNEVDPTIFIGITYIIMFGIMFADLGQGLCVSLVGLYMWKKLRMRLGKILMPCGLSSAVFGFIFGSVFGFEHALDPVYHALFGLTDKPVEVMHPATTNIIIYSAVGIGLSLVLIAMLINIYSSVKKKKYGNALFGPNGLAGLLFYGSIVFGFGGQIVMGWQIVTTPYVLCFMIFPLILMFFQELLSDILEGHKNWQPANWGEYITQNFFEVFEYLLSYMSNTMSFLRVGAFVLVHAGMMMVVFTLAEMSSGIGYVLIVILGNIFIMALEGLLAGIQVLRLEFYEMFSRFFDGNGRPFHPVSARQEQNQA